A window of Lepidochelys kempii isolate rLepKem1 chromosome 1, rLepKem1.hap2, whole genome shotgun sequence contains these coding sequences:
- the PARP11 gene encoding protein mono-ADP-ribosyltransferase PARP11 isoform X1, which produces MWGAADASVNFVGRPLLLVFCEGCQEPQTWTLLCLVLCKQRTKDSPYPMMTGDNSWIIDLEMLQRASEEFSPKMEIPEEEMDTTDTQWGWFYLAECGKWHMFQTDSNTQCSVSSEDIERSFKMNPEGSVSFTTAKFNYKLDFSVMKQTNLTTGKQRPIKRAPFSISAFSYICENEAIPMPSHWENVNTEEPYQLIPLQKQTNEYNEVSSLFGKTMDSNRIKRIQRIQNLDLWEFFCRKKAQLKKRRGVPTINEHMLFHGTSNEFVEAICIHNFDWRINGMHAAVYGKGTYFARDALYSSRFCKDDMKHGDTFQIHGVNLQHHVFRTYKVMFLARVLTGDYIIGDSKYMRPPSKDGSFVNLFDSCVDSTWNPKIFVVFDTNQIYPEYLIEFC; this is translated from the exons ATGTGGGGGGCAGCCGATGCG tCTGTTAATTTCGTTGGGCGACCCCTccttcttgtgttctgtgaagg ctgccaggagccccagacatGGACCCTATTGTGCTTGGTGTTAtgcaaacaaagaacaaaagacagtccctatccCATGATGACCGGAGACAACAGCTGGATTATTGATTTG GAAATGCTTCAAAGAGCATCAGAAGAATTTtctccaaagatggagattcctgAGGAGGAGATGGATACAACTGATACCCAATGGGGCTGGTTTTACTTGGCTGAATGTGGCAAATGGCATATGTTTCAG ACTGATTCAAACACTCAGTGTTCAGTTAGCAGTGAAGACATTGAAAGGAGCTTCAAAATGAATCCAGAAGGCTCTGTTTCTTTTACTACTGCAAAATTTAACTACAAGTTAGACTTTTCAG TGATGAAACAAACCAATCTGACTACTGGAAAACAGCGTCCAATAAAGCGAGCTCCCTTTTCTATCAGTGCCTTCAG TTATATCTGTGAAAATGAGGCTATCCCAATGCCTTCACACTGGGAGAATGTAAATACAGAGGAACCGTATCAG CTTATTcctttgcaaaaacaaacaaatgaatatAATGAAGTTTCTAGTCTGTTTGGGAAAACAATGGATAGCAACCGAATTAAAAGAATTCAGAGAATTCAAAATCTAGACTTGTGGGAGTTTTTTTGCAG GAAAAAAGCTCAACTAAAGAAGAGAAGAGGTGTCCCTACCATTAATGAACACATGTTATTTCATGGTACCAGCAATGAATTTGTAGAAGCAATATGCATTCATAACTTTGACTGGAGAATAAATGGTATGCATGCTGCAGTGTATGGAAAAG ggacCTATTTTGCAAGAGATGCATTGTACTCCAGTCGTTTCTGCAAAGACGATATGAAGCATGGAGACACTTTTCAAATCCATGGTGTCAATCTGCAACATCATGTGTTCAGAACATATAAAGTTATGTTTCTTGCTCGTGTTTTAACTGGAGACTATATCATTGGAGATTCCAAATACATGAGGCCTCCTTCAAAAGATGGGAGCTTTGTGAACTTATTCGACAGCTGCGTGGATAGTACTTGGAATCCAAAGATCTTTGTTGTCTTTGATACCAACCAAATCTACCCTGAATATTTAATAGAGTTCTGCTAA
- the PARP11 gene encoding protein mono-ADP-ribosyltransferase PARP11 isoform X5 produces the protein MFGLMEMLQRASEEFSPKMEIPEEEMDTTDTQWGWFYLAECGKWHMFQTDSNTQCSVSSEDIERSFKMNPEGSVSFTTAKFNYKLDFSVMKQTNLTTGKQRPIKRAPFSISAFSYICENEAIPMPSHWENVNTEEPYQLIPLQKQTNEYNEVSSLFGKTMDSNRIKRIQRIQNLDLWEFFCRKKAQLKKRRGVPTINEHMLFHGTSNEFVEAICIHNFDWRINGMHAAVYGKGTYFARDALYSSRFCKDDMKHGDTFQIHGVNLQHHVFRTYKVMFLARVLTGDYIIGDSKYMRPPSKDGSFVNLFDSCVDSTWNPKIFVVFDTNQIYPEYLIEFC, from the exons ATGTTTGGATTAATG GAAATGCTTCAAAGAGCATCAGAAGAATTTtctccaaagatggagattcctgAGGAGGAGATGGATACAACTGATACCCAATGGGGCTGGTTTTACTTGGCTGAATGTGGCAAATGGCATATGTTTCAG ACTGATTCAAACACTCAGTGTTCAGTTAGCAGTGAAGACATTGAAAGGAGCTTCAAAATGAATCCAGAAGGCTCTGTTTCTTTTACTACTGCAAAATTTAACTACAAGTTAGACTTTTCAG TGATGAAACAAACCAATCTGACTACTGGAAAACAGCGTCCAATAAAGCGAGCTCCCTTTTCTATCAGTGCCTTCAG TTATATCTGTGAAAATGAGGCTATCCCAATGCCTTCACACTGGGAGAATGTAAATACAGAGGAACCGTATCAG CTTATTcctttgcaaaaacaaacaaatgaatatAATGAAGTTTCTAGTCTGTTTGGGAAAACAATGGATAGCAACCGAATTAAAAGAATTCAGAGAATTCAAAATCTAGACTTGTGGGAGTTTTTTTGCAG GAAAAAAGCTCAACTAAAGAAGAGAAGAGGTGTCCCTACCATTAATGAACACATGTTATTTCATGGTACCAGCAATGAATTTGTAGAAGCAATATGCATTCATAACTTTGACTGGAGAATAAATGGTATGCATGCTGCAGTGTATGGAAAAG ggacCTATTTTGCAAGAGATGCATTGTACTCCAGTCGTTTCTGCAAAGACGATATGAAGCATGGAGACACTTTTCAAATCCATGGTGTCAATCTGCAACATCATGTGTTCAGAACATATAAAGTTATGTTTCTTGCTCGTGTTTTAACTGGAGACTATATCATTGGAGATTCCAAATACATGAGGCCTCCTTCAAAAGATGGGAGCTTTGTGAACTTATTCGACAGCTGCGTGGATAGTACTTGGAATCCAAAGATCTTTGTTGTCTTTGATACCAACCAAATCTACCCTGAATATTTAATAGAGTTCTGCTAA
- the PARP11 gene encoding protein mono-ADP-ribosyltransferase PARP11 isoform X3, with protein MMTGDNSWIIDLEMLQRASEEFSPKMEIPEEEMDTTDTQWGWFYLAECGKWHMFQTDSNTQCSVSSEDIERSFKMNPEGSVSFTTAKFNYKLDFSVMKQTNLTTGKQRPIKRAPFSISAFSYICENEAIPMPSHWENVNTEEPYQLIPLQKQTNEYNEVSSLFGKTMDSNRIKRIQRIQNLDLWEFFCRKKAQLKKRRGVPTINEHMLFHGTSNEFVEAICIHNFDWRINGMHAAVYGKGTYFARDALYSSRFCKDDMKHGDTFQIHGVNLQHHVFRTYKVMFLARVLTGDYIIGDSKYMRPPSKDGSFVNLFDSCVDSTWNPKIFVVFDTNQIYPEYLIEFC; from the exons ATGATGACCGGAGACAACAGCTGGATTATTGATTTG GAAATGCTTCAAAGAGCATCAGAAGAATTTtctccaaagatggagattcctgAGGAGGAGATGGATACAACTGATACCCAATGGGGCTGGTTTTACTTGGCTGAATGTGGCAAATGGCATATGTTTCAG ACTGATTCAAACACTCAGTGTTCAGTTAGCAGTGAAGACATTGAAAGGAGCTTCAAAATGAATCCAGAAGGCTCTGTTTCTTTTACTACTGCAAAATTTAACTACAAGTTAGACTTTTCAG TGATGAAACAAACCAATCTGACTACTGGAAAACAGCGTCCAATAAAGCGAGCTCCCTTTTCTATCAGTGCCTTCAG TTATATCTGTGAAAATGAGGCTATCCCAATGCCTTCACACTGGGAGAATGTAAATACAGAGGAACCGTATCAG CTTATTcctttgcaaaaacaaacaaatgaatatAATGAAGTTTCTAGTCTGTTTGGGAAAACAATGGATAGCAACCGAATTAAAAGAATTCAGAGAATTCAAAATCTAGACTTGTGGGAGTTTTTTTGCAG GAAAAAAGCTCAACTAAAGAAGAGAAGAGGTGTCCCTACCATTAATGAACACATGTTATTTCATGGTACCAGCAATGAATTTGTAGAAGCAATATGCATTCATAACTTTGACTGGAGAATAAATGGTATGCATGCTGCAGTGTATGGAAAAG ggacCTATTTTGCAAGAGATGCATTGTACTCCAGTCGTTTCTGCAAAGACGATATGAAGCATGGAGACACTTTTCAAATCCATGGTGTCAATCTGCAACATCATGTGTTCAGAACATATAAAGTTATGTTTCTTGCTCGTGTTTTAACTGGAGACTATATCATTGGAGATTCCAAATACATGAGGCCTCCTTCAAAAGATGGGAGCTTTGTGAACTTATTCGACAGCTGCGTGGATAGTACTTGGAATCCAAAGATCTTTGTTGTCTTTGATACCAACCAAATCTACCCTGAATATTTAATAGAGTTCTGCTAA
- the PARP11 gene encoding protein mono-ADP-ribosyltransferase PARP11 isoform X4: protein MWGAADAEMLQRASEEFSPKMEIPEEEMDTTDTQWGWFYLAECGKWHMFQTDSNTQCSVSSEDIERSFKMNPEGSVSFTTAKFNYKLDFSVMKQTNLTTGKQRPIKRAPFSISAFSYICENEAIPMPSHWENVNTEEPYQLIPLQKQTNEYNEVSSLFGKTMDSNRIKRIQRIQNLDLWEFFCRKKAQLKKRRGVPTINEHMLFHGTSNEFVEAICIHNFDWRINGMHAAVYGKGTYFARDALYSSRFCKDDMKHGDTFQIHGVNLQHHVFRTYKVMFLARVLTGDYIIGDSKYMRPPSKDGSFVNLFDSCVDSTWNPKIFVVFDTNQIYPEYLIEFC, encoded by the exons ATGTGGGGGGCAGCCGATGCG GAAATGCTTCAAAGAGCATCAGAAGAATTTtctccaaagatggagattcctgAGGAGGAGATGGATACAACTGATACCCAATGGGGCTGGTTTTACTTGGCTGAATGTGGCAAATGGCATATGTTTCAG ACTGATTCAAACACTCAGTGTTCAGTTAGCAGTGAAGACATTGAAAGGAGCTTCAAAATGAATCCAGAAGGCTCTGTTTCTTTTACTACTGCAAAATTTAACTACAAGTTAGACTTTTCAG TGATGAAACAAACCAATCTGACTACTGGAAAACAGCGTCCAATAAAGCGAGCTCCCTTTTCTATCAGTGCCTTCAG TTATATCTGTGAAAATGAGGCTATCCCAATGCCTTCACACTGGGAGAATGTAAATACAGAGGAACCGTATCAG CTTATTcctttgcaaaaacaaacaaatgaatatAATGAAGTTTCTAGTCTGTTTGGGAAAACAATGGATAGCAACCGAATTAAAAGAATTCAGAGAATTCAAAATCTAGACTTGTGGGAGTTTTTTTGCAG GAAAAAAGCTCAACTAAAGAAGAGAAGAGGTGTCCCTACCATTAATGAACACATGTTATTTCATGGTACCAGCAATGAATTTGTAGAAGCAATATGCATTCATAACTTTGACTGGAGAATAAATGGTATGCATGCTGCAGTGTATGGAAAAG ggacCTATTTTGCAAGAGATGCATTGTACTCCAGTCGTTTCTGCAAAGACGATATGAAGCATGGAGACACTTTTCAAATCCATGGTGTCAATCTGCAACATCATGTGTTCAGAACATATAAAGTTATGTTTCTTGCTCGTGTTTTAACTGGAGACTATATCATTGGAGATTCCAAATACATGAGGCCTCCTTCAAAAGATGGGAGCTTTGTGAACTTATTCGACAGCTGCGTGGATAGTACTTGGAATCCAAAGATCTTTGTTGTCTTTGATACCAACCAAATCTACCCTGAATATTTAATAGAGTTCTGCTAA
- the PARP11 gene encoding protein mono-ADP-ribosyltransferase PARP11 isoform X7, whose amino-acid sequence MWQMAYVSVMKQTNLTTGKQRPIKRAPFSISAFSYICENEAIPMPSHWENVNTEEPYQLIPLQKQTNEYNEVSSLFGKTMDSNRIKRIQRIQNLDLWEFFCRKKAQLKKRRGVPTINEHMLFHGTSNEFVEAICIHNFDWRINGMHAAVYGKGTYFARDALYSSRFCKDDMKHGDTFQIHGVNLQHHVFRTYKVMFLARVLTGDYIIGDSKYMRPPSKDGSFVNLFDSCVDSTWNPKIFVVFDTNQIYPEYLIEFC is encoded by the exons ATGTGGCAAATGGCATATGTTTCAG TGATGAAACAAACCAATCTGACTACTGGAAAACAGCGTCCAATAAAGCGAGCTCCCTTTTCTATCAGTGCCTTCAG TTATATCTGTGAAAATGAGGCTATCCCAATGCCTTCACACTGGGAGAATGTAAATACAGAGGAACCGTATCAG CTTATTcctttgcaaaaacaaacaaatgaatatAATGAAGTTTCTAGTCTGTTTGGGAAAACAATGGATAGCAACCGAATTAAAAGAATTCAGAGAATTCAAAATCTAGACTTGTGGGAGTTTTTTTGCAG GAAAAAAGCTCAACTAAAGAAGAGAAGAGGTGTCCCTACCATTAATGAACACATGTTATTTCATGGTACCAGCAATGAATTTGTAGAAGCAATATGCATTCATAACTTTGACTGGAGAATAAATGGTATGCATGCTGCAGTGTATGGAAAAG ggacCTATTTTGCAAGAGATGCATTGTACTCCAGTCGTTTCTGCAAAGACGATATGAAGCATGGAGACACTTTTCAAATCCATGGTGTCAATCTGCAACATCATGTGTTCAGAACATATAAAGTTATGTTTCTTGCTCGTGTTTTAACTGGAGACTATATCATTGGAGATTCCAAATACATGAGGCCTCCTTCAAAAGATGGGAGCTTTGTGAACTTATTCGACAGCTGCGTGGATAGTACTTGGAATCCAAAGATCTTTGTTGTCTTTGATACCAACCAAATCTACCCTGAATATTTAATAGAGTTCTGCTAA
- the PARP11 gene encoding protein mono-ADP-ribosyltransferase PARP11 isoform X2 gives MRCQEPQTWTLLCLVLCKQRTKDSPYPMMTGDNSWIIDLEMLQRASEEFSPKMEIPEEEMDTTDTQWGWFYLAECGKWHMFQTDSNTQCSVSSEDIERSFKMNPEGSVSFTTAKFNYKLDFSVMKQTNLTTGKQRPIKRAPFSISAFSYICENEAIPMPSHWENVNTEEPYQLIPLQKQTNEYNEVSSLFGKTMDSNRIKRIQRIQNLDLWEFFCRKKAQLKKRRGVPTINEHMLFHGTSNEFVEAICIHNFDWRINGMHAAVYGKGTYFARDALYSSRFCKDDMKHGDTFQIHGVNLQHHVFRTYKVMFLARVLTGDYIIGDSKYMRPPSKDGSFVNLFDSCVDSTWNPKIFVVFDTNQIYPEYLIEFC, from the exons ATGCG ctgccaggagccccagacatGGACCCTATTGTGCTTGGTGTTAtgcaaacaaagaacaaaagacagtccctatccCATGATGACCGGAGACAACAGCTGGATTATTGATTTG GAAATGCTTCAAAGAGCATCAGAAGAATTTtctccaaagatggagattcctgAGGAGGAGATGGATACAACTGATACCCAATGGGGCTGGTTTTACTTGGCTGAATGTGGCAAATGGCATATGTTTCAG ACTGATTCAAACACTCAGTGTTCAGTTAGCAGTGAAGACATTGAAAGGAGCTTCAAAATGAATCCAGAAGGCTCTGTTTCTTTTACTACTGCAAAATTTAACTACAAGTTAGACTTTTCAG TGATGAAACAAACCAATCTGACTACTGGAAAACAGCGTCCAATAAAGCGAGCTCCCTTTTCTATCAGTGCCTTCAG TTATATCTGTGAAAATGAGGCTATCCCAATGCCTTCACACTGGGAGAATGTAAATACAGAGGAACCGTATCAG CTTATTcctttgcaaaaacaaacaaatgaatatAATGAAGTTTCTAGTCTGTTTGGGAAAACAATGGATAGCAACCGAATTAAAAGAATTCAGAGAATTCAAAATCTAGACTTGTGGGAGTTTTTTTGCAG GAAAAAAGCTCAACTAAAGAAGAGAAGAGGTGTCCCTACCATTAATGAACACATGTTATTTCATGGTACCAGCAATGAATTTGTAGAAGCAATATGCATTCATAACTTTGACTGGAGAATAAATGGTATGCATGCTGCAGTGTATGGAAAAG ggacCTATTTTGCAAGAGATGCATTGTACTCCAGTCGTTTCTGCAAAGACGATATGAAGCATGGAGACACTTTTCAAATCCATGGTGTCAATCTGCAACATCATGTGTTCAGAACATATAAAGTTATGTTTCTTGCTCGTGTTTTAACTGGAGACTATATCATTGGAGATTCCAAATACATGAGGCCTCCTTCAAAAGATGGGAGCTTTGTGAACTTATTCGACAGCTGCGTGGATAGTACTTGGAATCCAAAGATCTTTGTTGTCTTTGATACCAACCAAATCTACCCTGAATATTTAATAGAGTTCTGCTAA
- the PARP11 gene encoding protein mono-ADP-ribosyltransferase PARP11 isoform X6: protein MLQRASEEFSPKMEIPEEEMDTTDTQWGWFYLAECGKWHMFQTDSNTQCSVSSEDIERSFKMNPEGSVSFTTAKFNYKLDFSVMKQTNLTTGKQRPIKRAPFSISAFSYICENEAIPMPSHWENVNTEEPYQLIPLQKQTNEYNEVSSLFGKTMDSNRIKRIQRIQNLDLWEFFCRKKAQLKKRRGVPTINEHMLFHGTSNEFVEAICIHNFDWRINGMHAAVYGKGTYFARDALYSSRFCKDDMKHGDTFQIHGVNLQHHVFRTYKVMFLARVLTGDYIIGDSKYMRPPSKDGSFVNLFDSCVDSTWNPKIFVVFDTNQIYPEYLIEFC, encoded by the exons ATGCTTCAAAGAGCATCAGAAGAATTTtctccaaagatggagattcctgAGGAGGAGATGGATACAACTGATACCCAATGGGGCTGGTTTTACTTGGCTGAATGTGGCAAATGGCATATGTTTCAG ACTGATTCAAACACTCAGTGTTCAGTTAGCAGTGAAGACATTGAAAGGAGCTTCAAAATGAATCCAGAAGGCTCTGTTTCTTTTACTACTGCAAAATTTAACTACAAGTTAGACTTTTCAG TGATGAAACAAACCAATCTGACTACTGGAAAACAGCGTCCAATAAAGCGAGCTCCCTTTTCTATCAGTGCCTTCAG TTATATCTGTGAAAATGAGGCTATCCCAATGCCTTCACACTGGGAGAATGTAAATACAGAGGAACCGTATCAG CTTATTcctttgcaaaaacaaacaaatgaatatAATGAAGTTTCTAGTCTGTTTGGGAAAACAATGGATAGCAACCGAATTAAAAGAATTCAGAGAATTCAAAATCTAGACTTGTGGGAGTTTTTTTGCAG GAAAAAAGCTCAACTAAAGAAGAGAAGAGGTGTCCCTACCATTAATGAACACATGTTATTTCATGGTACCAGCAATGAATTTGTAGAAGCAATATGCATTCATAACTTTGACTGGAGAATAAATGGTATGCATGCTGCAGTGTATGGAAAAG ggacCTATTTTGCAAGAGATGCATTGTACTCCAGTCGTTTCTGCAAAGACGATATGAAGCATGGAGACACTTTTCAAATCCATGGTGTCAATCTGCAACATCATGTGTTCAGAACATATAAAGTTATGTTTCTTGCTCGTGTTTTAACTGGAGACTATATCATTGGAGATTCCAAATACATGAGGCCTCCTTCAAAAGATGGGAGCTTTGTGAACTTATTCGACAGCTGCGTGGATAGTACTTGGAATCCAAAGATCTTTGTTGTCTTTGATACCAACCAAATCTACCCTGAATATTTAATAGAGTTCTGCTAA